TATTACATTTTTGAAGGCTAATTCTACCTTTTCCGTGTTGATGTCTTCAAGGCCGCTCATCTTGAGCACCCGTTCAACGTCCTTGGTGTCCAATTTTGGTTGTTCTTCCTCTTCATTTTCTTCAATCATACGGTGAATTTCTTCATACACATTGGAGAGAGTGGATGTATTTAATTGATCACTGGTTACGTTTTTAATAATTTCTTCAAAAACGGCTTTATCATCCTTTGCTGTCATCATTTCTTCAGCATTTAACACTTGCTCTATGAATGAATAATCAGGCTCATGGACTTTCCCTGCCGAATACAGAATGTGGTTCACATCGGCCGCATTATCAGTGAAACAAGGAAACAGGAATCCTGCAATTGGTGCATTCAGGTTGATGATGGGATCAAGCACAAAGTTGTATTTGAACTCTTTTTCCACATAGTCAAACAGCAGTTCCTTTTTAGGGTCTTGCGTATTGTTAATACTGCAAAGAATAAAGGGATGAGAGTAAACGGTATCGTGTCCATTTTCCTCAGAATCAGCACCACGGCGTTTCGTCGGTTTGAAGTATTCTCCTTTAATGAAGGTAATCACGATATCCATCTCGTATAGCCGATCCTGCAGCATTTTGCCTACCATTTTGAGCATTCGCTCTTTCCAGTCCTCGGTATCACTGCTGAGCAAACCTTGATGGAGGATGAGCTGGCTGCTGTTCTCAGCATTACGTTGAAACTTTAATTCAAAGAGCTTCTCATCCAGGTTGCCGGCAAGTAATTTTTTAAAATTGTTCAGAAACAGCTCTTGTTGTTCAGAATCTAGCAATTCAAAAGGCTGGCTCTGGTGATGATAAATGTCACTCGATTCTTTCGTTATATACACATTAAAGATGGTGGAGATGTTAAGTGAAGCATTTTCTTTTTTAAATTGTTTTCGCAGCTGTGCGATATCTTTTTTGTTCATAGTTTAATACACTCCTAAGTTGCCCTGATTTGTAAATTTGAAGGTAGAAAGGGCTCTCCACCTTGAACGTGAAGCAGCATTTATTTTAACATAAATTGTTTATACTTAGGCGAAGTTAAGGGTGATGGGGTTTTTTCTGCAGAGGAGTGGACAAGTGGCTCTTTTATGGATCTTGTATCGCTGGGCAATATGCAAGTTTGTCAAAAAATCTTCATATTTAACGAAATGATATACTTAGATAGGTATATCTCATCATAATAAAAACGCTTAAGTTTTTCGTATCGCTGGGCGATATAACTTACGAATGTAACCTGCATACTAAACTATTAAATAGAAAAGGAGGCCCGATATGCGACGTGATATACAACCGAATGAACGAGCTTTCTCCTCCAAGGAAGTCGCGGAAGCAGTGGGGATAGCAACTCCAACAGTTCGAAAGTACGGACAAGTCTTAGAGCGGAATGGGTATGAGTTTTTGAAAGATGGCGATCGCCGTATTTTCGTTCAATCTGACATCGAAGCGCTTATAGCGCTGCGCGATACGCCCAACTCCCTGGACGATACAGCAAAAGAACTTGTGGATTTGCAACAAGAGAGATTAAAAGAATCTAATGAAACAGAGATTGCAATAAGCGATACATATGAAACGTTACCCCATGACCCGAATCAACTAAAAGAAGCCTTAATGATTTTATTCAAGGAACTCGCGGCCACCCGTGAAATGAATGGCCAACTGACCAACGATATGTCCCAGCTTAAAACAATCGTTTCCCGACTCCAGCAAGATCATCATATTATCAGTTCTACCATTGGAAATTCAGCACAAAAAACGAACGCCAAAATTCAAAAATTAACGGAACAGCAAACGATTCATTACGAAACGTTGCTGCAGCAAGAAAAACAAAAAGGTGAACAATTACAACGAGAGATACAAATTATGCGGGACGAACAGAAAAGAGAATGGAGTTCACAAAACGATTTTAATCAACGGTTAGAAGAAGCGATACAACAACGTAAAGGAAGATGGGAAAAGCTTTTCTCCATATTTCGAAAATAAGGGGCAGAAAGGTTTCATATCGCAGGGCGATATAACATGAGATTGCGATCGATTTTGCTAGAGACCATGTGTATCAAAAAATACCATTCAGAATTCACGATTTTCAAAAATCAGCTATTTCCCGAGAAATATCTACAAATTCTGAGTAGATATCGACAAAGTCAAAAGCCAAGACGCCAAGGAATATTATAAAATCCAAAAAAAGATGAACTCTGTTAAATCCAGAGATCATCTCTTTTAAACTGACTGTGTATTTTTACATGTCTTTTCCTTTAAACACTCGAGTCGGGTACCATCTTGGATTTGAGCTTCATGTTTACAAACAATATACTAATAACGATAAATAAAAGGCCGACTACTAAATTCAGGGTAATATTTTCATGTAACAAGAAAGAACTGCAAAGGATGGCGATGAGCGGGATCAGGAAAGTGAATGATCCGACTTTGCTCGCTTCGCCTGAACCGACGAGTGTAAAGAATGCCAGCCAGCCAAAGGCAATGACAAAGGTAGAGATGAATAATAAGTTTGCTATAAATGGCATTTCCCACTGGATATTTGACCAGCTCTCAAATTTGGAGCCTACACTTAATAAGAAGAGCCCACCCATAATAAGCTGTACGGTAACCATCCAGATCGAATCAACACGATCACCTGTTTTTTTAACATAAACCGTGCCCAATCCCCAGCCTACTGCAGAGCCAAGAGCCAGGATAATACCAACAGCTGAAATACCACCTGTAAATCCGCTTGCACTTATAATTGCAACACCTGTGAAGCCAAGGAGTAATCCAATCATTTTTAATCTATACATCGATTCCCCAAGCCAAATCCAACAGAAAATCCCGAGCAGCACCGGCTCGATGAATACAATGGCAGAAAACAATCCTGCTGGTGCATAACCAAGACCTACCGTTTGAAGACCATAAAAAAGGATGATGTTAAAAAAAGCCGAAATAAAATAAAAATGCCATGTTTCTTTAAAACGAAGCCTTTTATATCTTGGAAGGGCAAAAATAAGTAAAATAAGGCCGCCTAAAATCGTTCTAATTCCGGCAAATAATAATGGGGGAGTATAGCTAAGTGCGATCTTGGATAATGGCCAATTGACACCCCACATAATCACAAGAAATGTAAGCAGTAAGACTGTATGTGTTCGCGAAAGTTGTTTCATCATTGTGCCTCCTTGACATACGTACCTAAGCAATGATACGCCTTTAAAAATTAATATAACAAGTTAAATGCTCTGCCCTCGTTTAAATAGACATAAGTTTTCGTTTCGTCTTTTGTAGCGGGAGAACATGTGTATCCCTTTCATTAATAGCACGCTTAATTTCTCCTAATAGATTGTTTTGTTTTTGATAAGCAGTTGCTTGTCTTCAACGTTTAGCTGTAGTTTTACTATAGTAGAAAATGCTGATTTATGTATTGCTCCAAAAAGAGCTGAAGTAAAAAAAGACTATCCTGGTCTTTTGATATTACTTCAGTTAGGGCATTTACATCCAATGTATCGGACGATGTACCAAAGCCAACAAAAGACCCAAGTGGAATTCATTGAAGATCTGTTTTATTTAAACAAAATGCATGCTTGATAAAATGGAAGTTGAGGCGGTTGAGAACCTCGATCAAAAACAAGCGTCATCTTTAATAGAATTTCTCAAGAAATGGGCGGAACGGCCTTTTTTGTGGTTTGTATCACTGAGCGATATACGAATCCATCAAAAAACCTTATATTTAAGAGAAAAGGAGGTCCGATATGCGAAATGATATACAACCAAATGAACGAGCTTTCTCTTCCAAGGAAGTGGCAGAAGAAGTGGCGATTGCAACACCCACTGTTCGAAAGTATGGCCAAATCTTAGAGCGAAATGGATATGAGTTTTTAAAAGATGGCGATCGGCGTATCTTTGTTCAATCCGATATCGAAGCGCTTATAGCGTTACGTGATACGGACAAGGCCCTGGACGATACAGCTAAAGACCTTGTGTATCAACAAAAAGAAAGAGTAGAAGGATCCAATGAAACAGAAATTGCGATACCCGATACATATGACAATTTACCCCACGATTCCAAACAATTGAAAGAGATCTTAATGTTTTTGGCTAATGAACTCGCAGCCACACGTGAAATGAATGTCCAATTGACAAACGATATGTCACAGCTTAAAACAACCGTTTCCCGGCTCCAGCAAGATCATCATGTTATAAGTTCTAGTATTGGAAATTCAGCGCAAAAGACTAATGCTAAAATTGAAAAATTAACTGAACAACAAAAACACAATTACGAAACATTGCTGCAACAAGAAAAACAAAAAAGTGAACTCTTACAAAAAGAAATACAAAATATGCGGGACGAACAGAAACAAGAATGGCGTTCACAAAATGATTTTAATAAACGTTTAGAAGAAGCTGTACAAAAACCAAAAGGAAAATGGGAGAGGCTTTTCGCCATATTCCTAAAATAAGGTGGTACAAGAAAACGAGAGCTCAATTGAAATTTATTGGAGATTTGTTTAAGCGATATGCAACTGTGGTGGTTGAGAACCTCATTCAAAATAAGAGTCATCCTTAATGAGCTGCTTTAGAAAGAGGTTGATCGTCTCTTTTTTTGTTTCGTATCGCATGGCGATATAAGTTACGAGCAGACGAGCATTCTCTCCCAAGGAAATGGGCAGAAGAAGTGGGGAAGCAAAACCCACTATTCGGAAGTATGGCCAAATCTTAGAACGGAATGGATATGTGTTTTTAAAAGATGGCGATCGATTTATCTTTGTTCAATCTGACATCGGAGCGCTTATAGCGCTGCCCGATATGGACAAGCCCCTAGACGATACAGGTAAAGAACTTATGTATCAACAAACACCATTCGGATTCACCATTTTTCAAATTTCAACAATTTCCCGAGAAATATCTACAAATTCTAAGTAGATATCGACAAAATTAGAAGCCCACCTATATGGAACTTATATCATTATTTTTCTTTTTTCGATACTAAGCTACCGAAAGCTTTTGTAATATGATTTTACTTCTTATTTATTGTACAAATCCCTTATCGCTCTCATTATGCTCGCGGTATTGGCTGCGGGGTAAATTAATATTATATAGGGCCGGCTGTTTTTAACTGACCCGGCGCTTTTCTCATATAAAAAACCCGGAGTCCTAATTAGGAATTCTGGGTTTTTGTGGCTGTTATTTAGTGATATCAGACAAAATTTCATAGGAACGCAGGCGTTTTTGATGATCATAAACTTGAGCGATCGCCATGATTTCATCGGCTTGGCTCATGTCTAAAAATTTCTGCAGCTTCTCCTTACCGTGTCAGGATTTCCGATGATGGAAGAACCTAACTGATGCTGAAGCGCCTGTATTTGATCATCACTCCATTGACCGTGAAGGTCTTCGACAGGCGGCTGAAGCGGTACTTCATCCTTCATACGAAGGGGAGTAGTCCTGTTCATCTGCGTTTCTCAGGCTTCCTTGACGACGGCCTTTTTCAACGCCACTTTGTTTTTTTCCTCGGCTTGACCAACGCGTTTGACAAAGAAGGATAGCAGTAAACCGATGATCCCGATCCCGACGATGACAAGATAGGCGTCATTAATTCCTTGAATAGAAGCTTCCATGATCATATGCTGTTGAGTTTCTCCTTTTGTAACTCCTGATGCCATCATCTCTGTAAAATGGCTCTTGGTACGGTTGGTCATGACAGTCACAAGCAGCGAAGTTCCGATGGCACCGGCCACTTGCTTAATGGTGTTGGATATCGCCGTACCATGGGCATGAAGCCTTGCCGGCAATTGATTCAATCCTGCAGTCTGGATTGGCATTAAAAGCAAAGCCATTCCGATCCGGCGTCCGGTAGACATGAGAACCAAATACGTATAGCTGGTCGAGTCCGTCAAGTCAATAAAGCCGATGGTAGTGATAATCGTAATCACCATTCCGATGATGGAAAGCCATTTTGCCCCAAAACGGTCGAACAGTTTTCCGGTAACGGGCATCAAAAAGCCCATTACTAGTGCGCCGGGAAGCAGAAGCAAGCCGGACTCAAGGGCGGTAAAGCCGCGGGCACTCTGAAGATATAAAGGAAGCAGCATCATGTCTGCATACATGATCATCGTTATCGCGATATTGATGATCGTCGTTAAGGAAAACATATTGTACTTGAAGGCGCCGAGATCCAGCAGCGGATCCTGTGACACCAGCTGCTTCCATGTAAACAAAGCAAGGGCAAGGATGCCGGCGATAAGAGTGACAATCACCTCTGTGCTCGACCATCCCTCGCTGCCGGCACGGCTGAAGCTGTATAGCAGGGCGCCGAATCCGATAGTGGAAAGAATGACACTGTTGACATCCACTTTGCTGAAAATTCGCTCGGAAACATTTTTCAGATAAATAAAACCTAAGACAATAACAAGAACAGCAAGCGGAATCATGCCGTAAAACATCGTTTCCCAAGCATAGTTCTCAAGAATATAGCCGGCAAGAGTAGGGCCGATCGCAGGGGCGAAGATGATGGCGAACCCGACCATACCCATGGCTGATCCCCTTTTCTCGGCAGGGAAGATGGTTAACACGACATTCATGAGCAGCGGCATAATAATTCCGGCACCTGCTGCCTGGATCATGCGCCCGGTCAACAGGGCAGGGAAGTTGGTGGCGGCTGCTGATACGATCGTTCCCGCAAGAAAGATGATCATCGAAGCCTGAAAAAGCTGGCGTGTCGTAAACCTTTGAATCAAATAGGCGGTAATTGGAATCAGAACACCGTTAACCAACATATAGCCTGTCGTCAGCCACTGGGCCGTTGCAGCCGAAATGTCGAAATCACCCATTAATTTCGGAGTTGCAACGCTCATGATCGTTTGATTCAAGATCGCAAGAAAGGCACCCAAGATCAAGATGAACAAGATTGGCCCCTTTTTTATAGAACTGTTGTTTATTTCCGTACTTGTACTCACTCGCTCCATCCTCTCAATTAAACATGGACTAAATTTACAACCTGTTGTATAGTTGACATTGCATAAATTAGATTATATCTATATCCATTGGATTTACAAGCGACGATATGGGAAAAAGTGTAAAGTAATAGACACTCCTGCGTTGTTTGTTGTTTTTCTTGAAAATATACGACGCTATCCAGAAAATTGTCTTTTATGTAAAGGCTCTTTTATAAAAGATGACTGCATTAGGAACTGAAAAGAGATGGATCAGTTGATTGGAGTGGAAGGTGCGAGACTCCTGCGGGAGAAGCGGGGCAGGTGAGACCCGGAGGCGCCTGCGCCGAGAAAGTAGGCGCTGGCGCCGGTAAGGCTCAACGCACGCCCCGCGGAAAGCGAGCAGCCTGAAACGGAAATCAACCACTCACAATGGCAACAAAGGTTAAGATAACAACCTATGTGAAAGAAAGGAAAATGACATGAAGGAAAATAAAAAGTCTTACACAGATCCCCGAATCATTCGCACACGCCAATTGATTCGAGATGCGTTTGTACAATTGCTTCAAGAGAAGGATATCGAGAAAATAACGGTAAATAGCATCGCAGAGCGTGCTACCATCAACCGCGTTACCTTTTATCTGCATTATCGGGATATTCCGGATATGCTGGAAAAGATGGCGGACGATATGATTGAGGTAATTGTCCGTGTTTTGAACAATACGCCAGTGGATGAGAATTCCCCAGAAGGAATTTATTGGCCGAGAATGGTGCACTTCCTCGAGCATATTGCCGAACATTCCAATTTTTATAAGGTCATTCTCGCGTCTAAACGAACACCCATCTTTACGGAACGCCTGTTAAAGCTAGTAACAGAAATGATGGCCGAGAACCTGGAGAGAGAGGGGAGTAACTCCTTCATTTCGATGGCAGGTATTCAAAAGGACGTAGCCATATGGTACGTTTCTTCAGCTCTGTTCGGTACGATCGTAGGCTGGCTTCGAAACGACATGCCGTATACGCCGCTCTTCCTTGCCAAACAATTTTACCTGCTGCTGCCTGGTTACCGCGATAAAGAGTTGTAAATTGAACTTAACTGGTTTCACTTCTGGCTGGTCCGCTATAAACAAGAAACAACAAATACATTCTGATATTTTCAAACAGTATGTTATACTGTTAACTAACCTGTGAAGCGATAAACCATTTTTCAAATACCTTGTACCACGTCCCTGCTCGAATGTTGAGTGGGGTTTTTTTTATGGAGTAATAAATATAAACAATAAAAAAACAGGCTCTATATATAGAGCCTGTTTGTATATGCTAATTTAAGTTTATGCTTTTTGAACGTTAGCAGCTTGAGCTCCACGAGCACCTTGCTCAACGTCAAATGTTACTTTTTGACCTTCATCTAAAGACTTGAAGCCATCAGATTGAATTGCAGAGAAATGTACGAATACATCATCACCATTTTCACGTTCGATAAAGCCAAAACCTTTTTCTGCATTAAACCATTTAACTGTACCATGTTCCATATTTGTTGCCTCCTAGTGCGTTACCACACAATATATTACTATCCCTGCCCAAAGTGATGATTAACTATCGTTTACACCGAACAAAAATAATTCTATCTTTATCATAACAGGAATCGGAAGATGTTGCAAATCACCGGACCTTAAATAAAATATTGCTTAATCTTAAGGTTGGAAAAGGCGGCTTTGCCTCTAAATATATTTGTACAATATTCAAAAGAAAATTGAATTCAATAACAGCATGTTTTAGTTCTTTATTTAATAAGTCCAAGCAATGTCTTTATACAAGCATAAAATAGAATATATAATAAAAAAATTAACTTTAAGGAGTTTTACGTTTATGTTTTTTAAGAATTGTGAGGAGTCTTCAACATCCTCACATGATTGCAAAAAAAAATCCCGTTCCTTGGTCCACTTGAAGTGTAAAAAATTAATACTAAAAAAAACTTCTTCATGCTGCGAAAAAGAATCCTCAAGCTCCTCTCATCATGAGTTTATGAGTGAATCCTCAAGCTCCTCTCATCATGAGTGCAAGAAAGAGTCCTCAAGCTCCTCTCAGTGCATAAAAGAATCATCGAGCTCTTCTCATTATGAGTGCAAGAAAGAATCCTCAAGCTCTTCTCATCATGAGAGTAAAGACCCCTCAAGTTCTTCACAACATAAGAGTAAAAAAGAATCTTCAAGTTCTTCACATCAAAAGAGTAAAAAAAGTTCTTCTCAACATAAGAATAAAAAAGAATCCTCATCTTCTAAATGCTGCAAGAAGAGGGTAGAATGTGATCCTTGCTGGGGAAAAATGACTCATAATAAGTGGGTAAAAAAACTCGGTCCTGCACCAGGATTAGAATAGATGTAAGGTAAGACAGCTTATTTTTAAGCTGTCTTTTTTTTAATAGAATTCAAGATTTGCAAAAAGATGGACTAGTTGTCTTCCATTGGCTATTTGCAGGTTTAAAGAAAACAGCCATTCAAGATTAACGAACATTTTTACGGTTAGTTTTCACGATTCGCCATATTTTTACATAGTATATTGAGAGATTAAGAGATTTACTCTTTCTCTCAGTTCGTTTAATAGGAGGTGAGTTACATGTCATCTTTTAGCAAGCACTGTAAACGTTCATCTCGCCGATCAAGTAAACAAAAATGCAAACGTTCATCATCAAGTTCATCCTCAAAGTTTGTATTTAAATGCAAAAAAGTAAAAAAGAAAAAGCGTCGTCACAGCTAATGATCTAAAATCTGAATGGAAGTTAAGTCTATCTCTTCGGAGGTAGGCTTTTTAAATTGTATTCTTTCCTTACTGGATATATATTTATTTGTTCTTTCCAAAAGAAAAATGCAATAAATTAATATAATAAAATCTTCTCAATCAAAGGAGGGTGAAGGATGGACTTGATCAATAATTTCGCGCCATATGTGGGGCTTGCTGTCGTTCTGTACGCAATCCGCCAAACGTCGAAGGTTTCAAACCGGTATATTCCAATTGTGGCCATTGTGCTGGGAGTGCTGTATTCATTCTGGGAAGCAGGAGGAGCCACTCCGCATAGCACGTTAGTGGGACTGAAATACGCGCTGCTCGGCATCGGAACCGTAGCGGGGGTTAAGTATTTCATAGAATCATCCGCCAACAAGTAATGAGTATAGAAGTACGCGAGGCCGCCGTATCTAGGCGGCTTTTTAATTTTTTGTCGAAAACAAGGAGTTAAGGCCGCTGATTGCGAATGTAAATAAAATAGGAAATAGAACCTAGACTGCTTTTGGGGGATTAGGGTTATCAGGCATAGATCGGGGGAATATCTTTCTTAGATGTTGCATCGAATCGCCTATTATAAAGGGGGATGACCGCATGAGTATAAACAAAGTTAAGTTTGACAGCTACCGATCGGAACTGGAGGCTGTTATTAAAAATATAGAACATGTCATGGTAGGAAAGAAGCAGGTTTCAGAGTTAAGCATTGTGGCTCTGCTTGCCGGAGGGCATGTTTTGCTTGAAGACGTTCCGGGAGTCGGGAAGACCATGATGGTGCGTGCCATCGCCAAGTCGCTGGGACTCCAGTTCAACCGGATCCAGTTTACTCCCGATCTTTTGCCTTCTGACATAACCGGGGTTTCCATTTTTAATCAGAAGGAAATGAACTTTGAATTTCGAGCTGGACCGCTTATGGGAAATGTTATACTTGCCGATGAAATCAACCGCACCTCCCCGAAAACACAATCAGCCCTCTTAGAATCCATGGAAGAGAAAAGTATCACCGTTGACGGCCACACCCACATCCTGCCGAATCCATTCTTTGTCATGGCCACACAAAATCCGATTGAATACGAGGGAACCTATCCGCTGCCTGAAGCTCAGCTGGACCGTTTTCTACTGAAATTAAATATGGGCTATCCGACGCCTGATGAAGAATTATCGATCTTAAGCTTGATCGTGCAAGACCATCCGATCGATAACCTGAAGCCTGTCGTTACCGCAGAGGAACTGAACGGAATGAAAGAGCAAGTGAAAGCCGTGTATGTCGATGAAACCGTAAAAAAATACATCATTGACCTTGTAAACCGCACACGCAATCACCGTTCCATCTATCTTGGAGCCAGTCCGAGGGGATCGCTGGCGCTTATGAAGGCCGCCCAGGCACACGCTTTTATGATGGACAGGGATTTTGTGGTGCCGGACGATGTGAAATATCTCGCGCCATACGTCCTTACCCACCGCATCCTTTTAAAACCGGAAGCCAGATTTGAAGGAGAGACGCCGGATACCGTCATCCGTGATCTGCTGAACCGTGTGCCTGTTCCAATCCAGAAAGGGCAGCATGCCAGATGAAACGGCTAAAGTGGAAGCTGAACAGCAAATATAAAACCCCGCTTGGCCTTGCCGGCATCGTACTCCTTCTCGGCCTGACCTTTTCGTACGCCATGTTTCAGGGTGGGTTTGTGAGCTGGTTTTTGTTTTACAGCGTTTTTCCTTTTACCGTCTATACGGTGACGATGGTCTTTTATCCGCTTCATAGAATACGAATGACGAGGGAACTGAGCAAGGATCTACTCATGGCCGGTGAGGAACTGACCGTGACCATCCGCCTTAAACGAAAAACGCCATTTCCTCTCTTTTATCTTGTCATCCATGATGAGATTCCCGCTCCCTTATATAAAGAAGCGCTGCACGGCGGGGAAGAAGATCAGATTCATTCCCGGGTGTTGTTTTTTCCGTTGTTTAAAAAGAATCTTGTCTACACGTACCGCATCAAGCCTGTGCCGCGCGGCGTTTATGAGCTGAACAGCATCGCGCTGAAAACAGGAGATGTGTTCGGTTTTGTGCAAAAAGAGATAAAAATAAACCTGTCTGATAAGGTCTTCATCTATCCAAGGTATCAGGAGATCGAGCGCTGGGAGATGGACAAGCATCTTCAGAGCGGGATTCAGCGGGCCGGAAGAAAATCGCTGACTGACTATACGTCGACGGTAAGCGTGAGGGATTATGCCCCCGGCGATAAGCTATCCTGGCTGCATTGGAAGGCAAGTGCGCGTTCCAGCAAACTGCTGACAAAAGTGTTTGAACATCAGCGGAATGACGATTATGTCATCGTACTGGATCAATCCGCAGAAAGCTACGGCAATCATGACTGGCTTTTTGAAAAGGCCGTTTCCTTTGCGGCTTCCATCACGCATTACTCCGTGCAAAAAGGGGCCTCGCTAGGTCTATACAGTTCCCGGAATAAAGGGCAGCTGTTGATAAACAGCGGAACCGACCACGAATGGCGGATCTTTCATGAACTTGCGAGCGTTCAGCCGGATATAAAAAAGCCTTTTTATGAATGGCTGAAACAGGAATTTATCGATGGCAGACT
This genomic stretch from Fictibacillus marinisediminis harbors:
- a CDS encoding phage holin family protein → MDLINNFAPYVGLAVVLYAIRQTSKVSNRYIPIVAIVLGVLYSFWEAGGATPHSTLVGLKYALLGIGTVAGVKYFIESSANK
- a CDS encoding AAA family ATPase, translated to MSINKVKFDSYRSELEAVIKNIEHVMVGKKQVSELSIVALLAGGHVLLEDVPGVGKTMMVRAIAKSLGLQFNRIQFTPDLLPSDITGVSIFNQKEMNFEFRAGPLMGNVILADEINRTSPKTQSALLESMEEKSITVDGHTHILPNPFFVMATQNPIEYEGTYPLPEAQLDRFLLKLNMGYPTPDEELSILSLIVQDHPIDNLKPVVTAEELNGMKEQVKAVYVDETVKKYIIDLVNRTRNHRSIYLGASPRGSLALMKAAQAHAFMMDRDFVVPDDVKYLAPYVLTHRILLKPEARFEGETPDTVIRDLLNRVPVPIQKGQHAR
- a CDS encoding DHA2 family efflux MFS transporter permease subunit, with translation MERVSTSTEINNSSIKKGPILFILILGAFLAILNQTIMSVATPKLMGDFDISAATAQWLTTGYMLVNGVLIPITAYLIQRFTTRQLFQASMIIFLAGTIVSAAATNFPALLTGRMIQAAGAGIIMPLLMNVVLTIFPAEKRGSAMGMVGFAIIFAPAIGPTLAGYILENYAWETMFYGMIPLAVLVIVLGFIYLKNVSERIFSKVDVNSVILSTIGFGALLYSFSRAGSEGWSSTEVIVTLIAGILALALFTWKQLVSQDPLLDLGAFKYNMFSLTTIINIAITMIMYADMMLLPLYLQSARGFTALESGLLLLPGALVMGFLMPVTGKLFDRFGAKWLSIIGMVITIITTIGFIDLTDSTSYTYLVLMSTGRRIGMALLLMPIQTAGLNQLPARLHAHGTAISNTIKQVAGAIGTSLLVTVMTNRTKSHFTEMMASGVTKGETQQHMIMEASIQGINDAYLVIVGIGIIGLLLSFFVKRVGQAEEKNKVALKKAVVKEA
- a CDS encoding DUF58 domain-containing protein, which translates into the protein MKRLKWKLNSKYKTPLGLAGIVLLLGLTFSYAMFQGGFVSWFLFYSVFPFTVYTVTMVFYPLHRIRMTRELSKDLLMAGEELTVTIRLKRKTPFPLFYLVIHDEIPAPLYKEALHGGEEDQIHSRVLFFPLFKKNLVYTYRIKPVPRGVYELNSIALKTGDVFGFVQKEIKINLSDKVFIYPRYQEIERWEMDKHLQSGIQRAGRKSLTDYTSTVSVRDYAPGDKLSWLHWKASARSSKLLTKVFEHQRNDDYVIVLDQSAESYGNHDWLFEKAVSFAASITHYSVQKGASLGLYSSRNKGQLLINSGTDHEWRIFHELASVQPDIKKPFYEWLKQEFIDGRLEGRTVVIISPLLDDVMIKTLEMVTARQANAVYFYMSANDRLHPQELTSIHRLNNSLIPAVSIYGPRFSDALKAGANRASI
- the cspC gene encoding cold-shock protein, giving the protein MEHGTVKWFNAEKGFGFIERENGDDVFVHFSAIQSDGFKSLDEGQKVTFDVEQGARGAQAANVQKA
- a CDS encoding DUF4317 domain-containing protein, with amino-acid sequence MNKKDIAQLRKQFKKENASLNISTIFNVYITKESSDIYHHQSQPFELLDSEQQELFLNNFKKLLAGNLDEKLFELKFQRNAENSSQLILHQGLLSSDTEDWKERMLKMVGKMLQDRLYEMDIVITFIKGEYFKPTKRRGADSEENGHDTVYSHPFILCSINNTQDPKKELLFDYVEKEFKYNFVLDPIINLNAPIAGFLFPCFTDNAADVNHILYSAGKVHEPDYSFIEQVLNAEEMMTAKDDKAVFEEIIKNVTSDQLNTSTLSNVYEEIHRMIEENEEEEQPKLDTKDVERVLKMSGLEDINTEKVELAFKNVIDDDKYEIKATSVVPKYNSKSIKINTKVANISISPQDLRYVKQVHLSGKRYLMIEVEEDTVIEGFTMIPEAFGEKVEN
- a CDS encoding TetR/AcrR family transcriptional regulator, producing MKENKKSYTDPRIIRTRQLIRDAFVQLLQEKDIEKITVNSIAERATINRVTFYLHYRDIPDMLEKMADDMIEVIVRVLNNTPVDENSPEGIYWPRMVHFLEHIAEHSNFYKVILASKRTPIFTERLLKLVTEMMAENLEREGSNSFISMAGIQKDVAIWYVSSALFGTIVGWLRNDMPYTPLFLAKQFYLLLPGYRDKEL
- a CDS encoding DMT family transporter, encoding MKQLSRTHTVLLLTFLVIMWGVNWPLSKIALSYTPPLLFAGIRTILGGLILLIFALPRYKRLRFKETWHFYFISAFFNIILFYGLQTVGLGYAPAGLFSAIVFIEPVLLGIFCWIWLGESMYRLKMIGLLLGFTGVAIISASGFTGGISAVGIILALGSAVGWGLGTVYVKKTGDRVDSIWMVTVQLIMGGLFLLSVGSKFESWSNIQWEMPFIANLLFISTFVIAFGWLAFFTLVGSGEASKVGSFTFLIPLIAILCSSFLLHENITLNLVVGLLFIVISILFVNMKLKSKMVPDSSV